From Alphaproteobacteria bacterium:
ACTGGTGGAGCAGGTTCGCGCGGGACTCGCTTGGAGCAAGATCATCAACCAGAAAATCCGGCCGACGGTCGAGATAGGCGACGATCAGGTGCAGGAATATCTCGACCGCCTGAAGGCGGACGCCGGCAAACCGCAGTACCGGCTCATGGAAATATTTCTTGGCGTCGACAATCAGCAGCAGGACGATGAGGTGCGCAGGACGGCCGACCGGCTCGCCGAACAAATCAAGGGCGGCGCCAATTTCGCTGCCATCGCCCGTCAATTTTCCCAAAGTGCCACCGCCGCGGTGGGCGGCGATCTCGGCTGGGTGCAAGAGGGCTCGCTCGATCCTGAACTGGAAAAGGTGGCGACCTCTATGACTGTGGGCCAGCTTTCTCCGCCGGTCCGGACGGTCAGCGGCTATTATCTTCTGCTCCTGCGCGACCGCCGCCAGACAGGTGCGGCGTCGGACGACGTCGAATTGGATTTCGAGCACCTGTTCCTGCCCGCCCCGAAGAATGCTTCTCAAGCCGACCTCGAATCGCTCAAATCGACGGCGCAGAAAGTCTCCGATAATGCAAAGAGCTGCGAGGAATTCGTTGACCTGCGAAAGCAGGTGGCGGACGCGCGCGTTGTGTTGCCGCAAAAAGTCAACGCCAGGGATCTTTCGCCCAATCTGCGTGACATCGCCCTCAAACTGCCGCCCAACAAGGCGAGCGATCCGGTTTTCGTGAATGATGGCGTCTTCGTCATGATGGTGTGCGAGCGCTCCACCGAGGGCAGCTTGCCAAGCGTCGACG
This genomic window contains:
- a CDS encoding peptidylprolyl isomerase, with protein sequence MFGRNLKAGLFILLAIAAMGVAAPALAQQELQRIAAVVNDQVISMYDLAGRIRLVTISSNLQDTAETRQRLVPPVLRTLIDESLELQEAKRLNITISTNEIDASIGRIAKQNDMSEKQFQDVLQSQGVPLAALVEQVRAGLAWSKIINQKIRPTVEIGDDQVQEYLDRLKADAGKPQYRLMEIFLGVDNQQQDDEVRRTADRLAEQIKGGANFAAIARQFSQSATAAVGGDLGWVQEGSLDPELEKVATSMTVGQLSPPVRTVSGYYLLLLRDRRQTGAASDDVELDFEHLFLPAPKNASQADLESLKSTAQKVSDNAKSCEEFVDLRKQVADARVVLPQKVNARDLSPNLRDIALKLPPNKASDPVFVNDGVFVMMVCERSTEGSLPSVDEVRNRLGQEKLDLLTRRYLRDLRTSAYVDVRA